In a genomic window of Agrobacterium tumefaciens:
- a CDS encoding aldehyde dehydrogenase family protein: protein MRPIKDILETMEYGPSPEANGDVKQWLDAHGRSFGHYINGRFVSPEGRETISVSNPANGDKLAEIIRGNEEDVDQAVKAARTAFAKWSKLSGHERARYLYAIARHVQKRERFLSVLETMDNGKPVRETRDIDIPLVARHFYHHAGWAEMVEDEFRGFSPVGVCGQVIPWNFPLLMLAWKIAPALAAGNTVVLKPADLTPLTAVAFAEICHEVGLPAGVVNIVQGDGSTGAAICGHDGIDKVAFTGSTKVGRVIREQIAGSGKKLSLELGGKSPFIVFEDADLDAAVEGVVDAIWFNQGEVCCAGSRLLVQEGIADKFYARLKKRLETLRVGDPLDKSTDVGAIVSATQVKRITDLVRKGVEEGGELWQSSNPLPTTGNYVAPGFFTEVDQASTVCQVEIFGPIAAATTFRTPDEAVSLANNTRYGLAASIWSENINVALDLAARVKAGVVWINCTNMLDAGAGFGGYRESGFGREGAREGLYEYLAADWEKSLPVTKPAEAFTPSALPNADSKMAIDGLDRTMKNYIGGKQARPDGGYSYSVTGKGNAVIGMAGIGSRKDIRNAVEAASKAGSWSSATAHNRAQVLYYLAENLDARRDEFVARIIDSTGVSEKKAKDEVDASLRRISYYAAQADKFDGAVHSTKSRHVTLAMNEPWGIVGIVCPDEAPLLSLVSLVLPAIAMGNRVVVVPSSRHPLIAGDFYQVLDTSDMPGGVINIVTGESDLLAKTLAEHDDVAAVWYFGSTEGSTMVERASAGNLKATWVNNGRQPDWLNRTEAQGRDYLRRAIQVKNIWVPYGA from the coding sequence ATGCGACCCATCAAGGACATTTTGGAAACCATGGAATATGGACCTTCCCCCGAAGCCAATGGTGATGTGAAACAGTGGCTCGACGCGCATGGACGCTCGTTTGGACATTATATCAACGGCCGGTTCGTTTCTCCCGAGGGCCGCGAGACCATTTCCGTGTCAAACCCCGCAAACGGGGATAAGCTGGCGGAAATCATTCGCGGCAATGAGGAAGACGTCGATCAGGCGGTCAAGGCCGCCCGCACGGCCTTCGCAAAATGGTCGAAGCTGTCGGGTCACGAGCGCGCTCGTTACCTCTATGCTATTGCCCGACATGTACAGAAGCGCGAGCGCTTCCTGTCCGTTCTGGAAACGATGGATAACGGCAAGCCGGTTCGCGAAACACGCGATATCGACATCCCACTCGTCGCCCGCCATTTTTACCATCACGCCGGATGGGCCGAAATGGTGGAAGACGAGTTCCGTGGTTTCTCGCCGGTCGGTGTTTGCGGTCAGGTGATCCCGTGGAATTTCCCTCTGCTGATGCTGGCCTGGAAGATTGCGCCGGCGCTTGCTGCCGGCAATACCGTGGTACTTAAGCCTGCAGACCTGACACCGCTGACCGCTGTCGCCTTTGCGGAAATCTGCCACGAGGTCGGCCTTCCCGCCGGTGTCGTCAACATCGTGCAGGGCGATGGCTCGACAGGCGCTGCAATCTGCGGCCATGACGGCATCGACAAGGTTGCCTTCACCGGCTCCACTAAGGTCGGTCGCGTTATTCGCGAGCAGATTGCTGGTTCGGGCAAAAAGCTGTCGCTGGAACTGGGCGGCAAGTCACCATTCATCGTTTTCGAGGATGCAGATCTCGATGCGGCGGTTGAAGGTGTTGTTGACGCGATCTGGTTCAATCAGGGCGAAGTCTGCTGCGCCGGTTCCCGCCTGCTGGTGCAGGAAGGTATTGCCGATAAATTTTATGCACGGCTGAAAAAGCGGTTGGAAACCCTGCGGGTCGGCGATCCGCTCGACAAGTCGACCGATGTCGGCGCGATTGTTTCGGCCACGCAGGTGAAACGCATCACGGATCTGGTACGCAAGGGCGTGGAAGAGGGCGGTGAACTCTGGCAGAGTTCCAACCCGTTGCCGACCACCGGCAATTACGTCGCTCCCGGCTTCTTCACCGAAGTCGATCAGGCATCGACGGTTTGCCAGGTGGAAATCTTTGGCCCGATCGCCGCGGCGACCACCTTCCGCACGCCGGATGAAGCTGTTTCGCTGGCCAACAACACCCGTTACGGCCTCGCCGCCTCCATCTGGTCGGAAAACATCAATGTAGCGCTTGATCTGGCCGCCCGCGTCAAGGCAGGCGTGGTCTGGATCAACTGCACCAACATGCTCGATGCCGGTGCAGGTTTTGGCGGCTACCGCGAAAGTGGCTTCGGTCGCGAAGGTGCGCGCGAGGGGCTTTACGAATATCTGGCGGCAGACTGGGAAAAGAGCCTGCCGGTGACAAAGCCCGCTGAAGCCTTCACGCCATCTGCATTGCCGAACGCTGACAGCAAGATGGCGATCGATGGCCTTGATCGAACCATGAAGAACTATATCGGCGGCAAGCAAGCCCGCCCCGACGGTGGCTACAGTTATTCGGTGACCGGCAAGGGCAACGCCGTGATTGGCATGGCCGGAATAGGCAGCCGCAAGGACATCCGCAATGCTGTGGAAGCAGCGTCCAAGGCAGGCAGCTGGAGTTCCGCAACCGCCCATAACCGTGCTCAAGTGCTCTATTATCTTGCAGAGAACCTCGATGCACGGCGTGACGAATTTGTCGCCCGCATCATCGATAGCACCGGTGTCAGCGAAAAGAAGGCGAAGGACGAAGTCGACGCATCTCTGCGCCGTATTTCCTATTATGCCGCCCAGGCAGACAAGTTCGATGGCGCCGTGCACTCCACCAAGTCACGTCACGTCACGCTTGCCATGAACGAGCCCTGGGGCATCGTCGGGATCGTTTGCCCCGATGAGGCACCCCTCCTGTCGCTGGTGTCGCTGGTGCTGCCTGCAATCGCCATGGGCAATCGCGTTGTGGTGGTCCCGTCGTCTCGCCATCCATTGATCGCCGGTGATTTCTACCAGGTGCTGGACACGTCGGATATGCCCGGCGGGGTCATCAACATTGTGACCGGCGAAAGCGATCTGCTTGCAAAGACACTCGCCGAGCATGATGACGTTGCGGCTGTCTGGTATTTCGGCTCGACCGAGGGAAGCACGATGGTCGAGCGTGCTTCTGCAGGCAACCTGAAGGCCACCTGGGTCAATAATGGCCGTCAGCCCGATTGGCTAAATCGCACCGAAGCGCAGGGTCGTGATTATCTGCGCAGGGCGATCCAGGTGAAGAACATTTGGGTGCCATACGGAGCCTGA
- the urtC gene encoding urea ABC transporter permease subunit UrtC, with protein MSIERKFQIAAYVLFIAVIFAAPVFGDEFWLNRISKYLVYGMLGVAIALTWGYAGILNLGQGLFFGLGAYMLAMSLKLSSLTSLQQGSDRPVPDFMLWNAEPGAPTELCCINKGSFLWLPFQSQSVGLVLGIVLPVVIAGALGMLVFRKRISGVFVSIITLALVLLVRLVMVDAQPVTNGFNGLTDLGWLTIGGIEFDPYSRATYYLCAACLSLTLIGARLIVETRAGMILQAIRDDQLRARYLGFDVSLYQVFFFVISAGIAGVAGMLYVVVAEFASPTFMDLSFSVTMVVWAAVGGRSSLLGACIGAILINMIEAEVSETEALVEAWKAIIGLIFVLVVLFMPRGLGGVAHDVLRQFIRRVKPGPASSSLQQQSEAL; from the coding sequence ATGAGCATCGAACGAAAATTCCAGATCGCCGCCTATGTGCTTTTCATCGCGGTGATTTTTGCAGCGCCGGTTTTCGGTGACGAATTCTGGCTGAACCGCATTTCGAAATATCTGGTCTACGGCATGCTCGGCGTCGCCATTGCGCTCACATGGGGATATGCCGGCATTCTCAATCTCGGCCAAGGGCTGTTTTTTGGCCTGGGCGCCTACATGCTCGCCATGTCGCTGAAACTGTCGAGCCTGACCAGTCTGCAACAGGGCTCCGACAGGCCGGTTCCGGATTTCATGCTGTGGAATGCCGAGCCCGGCGCGCCGACGGAACTTTGCTGTATCAACAAGGGCTCCTTCCTCTGGCTTCCGTTTCAGAGCCAGTCCGTGGGTCTCGTGCTTGGCATCGTGCTTCCCGTCGTGATCGCCGGGGCACTCGGCATGCTGGTTTTCCGCAAGCGTATTTCCGGTGTCTTTGTCTCGATCATCACCCTGGCGCTTGTTCTGCTTGTGCGTCTCGTCATGGTCGATGCGCAACCGGTGACGAACGGTTTCAACGGCCTGACCGATCTTGGCTGGCTGACGATCGGCGGCATCGAATTCGACCCCTACAGCCGGGCAACCTATTATCTGTGCGCCGCATGCCTGTCCCTGACGCTCATCGGCGCGCGTCTCATCGTGGAGACCCGTGCAGGTATGATCCTACAGGCGATCCGCGACGATCAGCTTCGCGCCCGCTATCTTGGCTTCGACGTCTCTCTTTACCAGGTATTCTTCTTTGTCATTTCTGCAGGCATCGCCGGCGTTGCCGGCATGCTCTATGTGGTCGTCGCGGAGTTCGCCTCGCCGACCTTCATGGACCTGTCTTTCTCGGTGACGATGGTCGTCTGGGCTGCCGTCGGCGGCCGCTCCTCCCTGCTCGGCGCCTGCATCGGCGCGATCCTGATCAACATGATCGAGGCCGAGGTCAGCGAGACCGAAGCGCTGGTCGAGGCCTGGAAAGCGATCATCGGCCTCATCTTCGTCCTTGTCGTCCTGTTCATGCCGCGGGGCCTTGGCGGCGTCGCGCACGATGTGCTGCGGCAGTTTATCCGCCGTGTCAAACCAGGCCCGGCATCCTCATCGTTACAGCAACAAAGCGAGGCATTGTAA
- a CDS encoding nitrilase-related carbon-nitrogen hydrolase: MGTIMTPTQSYTAAAIQFEPTMFEKARNISRLSALCEEAAQAGARLIVTPEMGTTGYCWFDRAEVKPFVEAIPGPTTDVFQAIARKHRCYIVVGMPEVDPASDLYYNTAVLIGPDGIVGRHRKSHPYIAEPKWAANGDIVHEVFETEIGRISMLVCMDLHFFETARLEALAGADIICHISNWLQERAPAPYWINRAFENACYVIESNRWGLERTVQFSGGSCLIEPDGTVAASIDTGDGIAYGKVDLARARRREVLSEPVFKTRRPELYMNMMTNSFTWNPGDYFRLYGYQPIPRGRRSRAAVAQFAPTSVIADNIAHITRLANEAKATTAPDILVFPELSLTGLEAPQTRAEPLSGPTVSAFVRLAMKLGFYLVAGFAEADEDRIYNSVVLAGPEGLVGSYRKTHLGVADSWATAGDEWKIYDLAIGRVGLAIGHDALYPEAIRSLSLMGCDLVACPSAIAGTFTGSHGGTKIPHNYPIPKGADPYHWHALRVRGGENNVYFAFANVLDQEKGYLGKSAVFGPDSFAFPRQESAILDEEGIAAAAVDTTNLDTPYPTNIVRRKDLVVMRQPHHYQPLVKWHQ; this comes from the coding sequence ATGGGAACAATCATGACACCGACACAGAGCTACACCGCCGCCGCTATCCAGTTCGAACCGACCATGTTCGAAAAGGCGCGCAATATCAGCCGGCTGAGCGCCCTTTGCGAGGAAGCGGCGCAGGCCGGCGCCCGCCTGATCGTCACCCCCGAAATGGGGACGACAGGCTATTGCTGGTTCGACAGGGCCGAAGTGAAGCCCTTCGTCGAGGCGATCCCCGGACCGACCACCGATGTTTTCCAGGCGATTGCCCGCAAACACCGCTGCTACATCGTCGTCGGCATGCCGGAAGTCGATCCGGCGAGCGATCTCTATTACAATACGGCAGTTCTGATCGGTCCGGATGGCATCGTTGGTCGGCACCGCAAGTCGCATCCCTATATCGCCGAGCCAAAATGGGCCGCAAATGGCGACATCGTGCACGAGGTCTTCGAAACGGAGATCGGACGGATTTCAATGCTGGTGTGCATGGATCTGCACTTCTTCGAGACGGCGCGGCTGGAGGCTCTGGCCGGTGCCGACATCATATGCCACATCTCCAACTGGCTGCAGGAGCGCGCGCCCGCTCCCTACTGGATCAACCGCGCCTTCGAAAATGCCTGCTATGTCATCGAAAGTAATCGGTGGGGTCTGGAAAGAACCGTGCAGTTTTCCGGGGGAAGTTGCCTGATCGAGCCCGACGGAACGGTTGCCGCATCCATCGACACAGGCGACGGAATTGCCTATGGCAAGGTCGATCTTGCCCGTGCCCGTCGCCGCGAGGTCTTAAGCGAACCGGTCTTCAAGACGCGCCGGCCCGAGCTCTACATGAACATGATGACCAACAGTTTCACCTGGAACCCTGGCGATTATTTCCGCCTCTATGGCTATCAGCCAATCCCGCGCGGACGCAGATCGCGTGCAGCCGTTGCCCAGTTCGCGCCAACCTCGGTCATTGCAGACAATATTGCCCACATAACAAGGCTCGCAAACGAGGCTAAGGCGACAACGGCGCCGGACATTCTGGTGTTCCCGGAACTGTCGCTGACCGGACTTGAGGCCCCGCAAACGCGGGCGGAGCCGCTGTCTGGTCCCACCGTATCCGCCTTCGTTCGTCTGGCCATGAAGCTCGGCTTTTATCTCGTCGCCGGATTTGCCGAAGCGGACGAAGACAGGATCTATAACAGCGTGGTGCTTGCAGGGCCCGAGGGGCTGGTGGGCAGCTATCGCAAGACGCATCTGGGCGTCGCCGACAGTTGGGCAACGGCCGGCGACGAATGGAAAATCTACGACCTTGCCATTGGCCGGGTGGGCCTGGCGATTGGCCACGACGCGCTTTATCCGGAAGCCATCCGTTCGCTTTCACTCATGGGATGCGATCTTGTTGCCTGCCCTTCGGCGATCGCCGGCACCTTCACCGGCAGCCATGGCGGTACGAAAATCCCGCACAACTATCCGATCCCAAAGGGCGCCGATCCCTACCACTGGCATGCGCTTCGCGTTCGCGGCGGCGAGAACAACGTCTATTTCGCCTTCGCCAATGTGCTGGACCAGGAAAAGGGTTATCTGGGCAAGAGTGCGGTATTCGGGCCGGATTCCTTTGCTTTTCCACGTCAGGAATCGGCGATTCTGGATGAGGAGGGGATTGCCGCTGCGGCTGTCGATACCACCAATCTCGACACGCCATATCCGACGAACATCGTCCGGCGAAAAGACCTGGTCGTCATGCGTCAGCCGCATCACTATCAGCCTCTCGTCAAATGGCATCAGTAA
- the urtD gene encoding urea ABC transporter ATP-binding protein UrtD, producing the protein MSAIALTIDGLSVDFGGFRAVNNVSITVRDGELRVLLGANGAGKTTLMDLVSGKTRSTKGRVFVYDTDITNWPEHKIARAGIGRKFQIPSIFRDLTVRQNLEVANCRNPSVFANLRFGFSRAEAKRVDEVLALTGLEAEENVTAAYLSHGQTQWLELGMLIVQDPKVVLLDEPTAGMTQAETRKTAQIIKNLKGRHTILVVEHDMGFVREIAERITVLHLGEVLAEGSVGDIESNPKVREAYLGSKGIS; encoded by the coding sequence ATGAGTGCAATCGCATTGACCATCGACGGTCTCAGCGTCGATTTTGGCGGATTCAGAGCCGTCAACAATGTCAGCATTACCGTTCGCGATGGCGAGTTGCGTGTGTTGCTCGGCGCAAATGGCGCCGGAAAGACAACTTTGATGGACCTGGTCAGCGGCAAGACCCGCAGCACAAAAGGCAGGGTCTTCGTCTACGACACAGACATCACCAACTGGCCGGAACACAAGATCGCCCGCGCCGGGATCGGTCGAAAATTCCAGATCCCCAGCATTTTTCGCGATCTCACCGTGCGGCAGAATCTGGAGGTCGCCAATTGCCGCAATCCATCGGTGTTTGCCAATCTCCGGTTTGGATTTTCACGCGCCGAAGCCAAACGCGTCGATGAGGTACTCGCCCTCACCGGCCTCGAAGCGGAGGAGAATGTGACTGCGGCTTATCTCAGTCATGGCCAGACGCAATGGCTGGAACTGGGCATGCTCATCGTCCAGGATCCCAAGGTTGTTCTGCTGGACGAGCCGACGGCGGGCATGACCCAGGCCGAAACCCGCAAGACGGCCCAGATCATCAAAAATCTCAAAGGCCGCCACACCATCCTCGTCGTCGAGCACGACATGGGGTTCGTCCGTGAAATCGCCGAACGCATCACCGTTCTGCATCTGGGAGAGGTGCTCGCCGAAGGAAGCGTCGGGGATATCGAGAGCAATCCGAAGGTCCGCGAGGCCTATCTCGGTTCGAAAGGAATATCCTGA
- the urtE gene encoding urea ABC transporter ATP-binding subunit UrtE produces the protein MLTLKNVHSYYGRSHILHGVTLDIPAGKVTSILGRNGTGKTTLLKTLMALTDRMTGEMHLQGKDIGSSSTHMRARAGIAYVPQGREIIPDFTIRENILMGAFARTDRKREIPALVPELFPYLMANLDRPGGVLSGGQQQQLAIARALAADPKVLLLDEPNEGIQPSIVEEIEKIIIRLNREIGMTIILVEQNVAFARHASHHFAMLEKGGVVAAGAIDALSDALVHRHMAV, from the coding sequence ATGCTGACATTGAAAAACGTACACAGCTACTACGGCCGCAGCCATATCCTGCACGGCGTCACGCTTGATATCCCGGCGGGAAAGGTAACCAGCATTCTTGGCCGCAACGGTACCGGCAAGACGACCCTGTTGAAAACCCTGATGGCGCTGACCGACCGTATGACGGGCGAGATGCATCTGCAGGGGAAAGACATAGGCTCATCTTCGACGCATATGAGGGCACGGGCCGGGATCGCCTACGTCCCCCAGGGCCGGGAGATCATTCCCGATTTCACCATCCGCGAGAACATCCTGATGGGCGCCTTTGCGCGCACCGATCGCAAACGCGAAATTCCGGCACTGGTGCCGGAGCTTTTTCCATACCTGATGGCCAACCTCGATCGGCCGGGCGGTGTGCTTTCGGGCGGCCAGCAACAGCAGCTCGCCATCGCCCGCGCACTGGCCGCGGATCCGAAGGTACTGCTTCTCGATGAACCCAATGAAGGCATCCAGCCCTCGATCGTCGAGGAGATTGAAAAGATCATCATCCGGCTCAATCGCGAGATCGGCATGACGATCATCCTCGTCGAGCAGAACGTTGCATTTGCGCGGCATGCCTCTCACCACTTCGCCATGCTGGAGAAGGGAGGTGTGGTCGCGGCCGGCGCCATCGACGCGCTCTCCGACGCGCTGGTTCATAGGCATATGGCTGTTTGA
- the urtB gene encoding urea ABC transporter permease subunit UrtB, with the protein MLDILFIGLSLGSILLLVALGLAITYGAMGVINMAHGEMVMIGAYVAVLSGIWLKTGLLFAIPLAFVVTALLGLVIERVVVRRLYGRLLDTLLATWGIAILLQQAVRLEFGLSFFGIHIEGLGAGLQNVAVPSYLQGTFRFAGADINAYRTFIIAVTATLTLATWFILYRTTAGMQVRAIIRNPKMAAACGIDVKRINALTFAFGSGLAGVAGVMMSGFKTVFPDMGTTMVVDGFMVVVTGGVGSLFGTALSSGLLGEINALVAIGTNDILARAVVFGVVILVILVKPSGLFSFKGR; encoded by the coding sequence ATGCTCGACATTCTCTTTATCGGCCTCAGTCTCGGCTCAATCCTTCTTCTGGTGGCACTCGGTCTTGCCATCACCTACGGCGCCATGGGCGTCATCAACATGGCCCACGGCGAAATGGTCATGATCGGTGCCTACGTCGCCGTCCTCTCGGGCATCTGGCTGAAAACAGGCCTTCTGTTCGCAATTCCCCTGGCTTTTGTCGTGACCGCCCTGCTCGGCCTGGTGATCGAGCGGGTGGTGGTGCGCAGGCTTTACGGCCGCCTGCTCGACACGCTTCTTGCCACCTGGGGCATTGCCATCCTTTTGCAGCAGGCCGTAAGGCTCGAATTCGGCCTCAGCTTTTTCGGCATTCATATCGAGGGCCTGGGAGCCGGACTGCAAAACGTCGCCGTGCCTTCGTATCTGCAGGGCACCTTCAGGTTCGCCGGCGCCGACATCAACGCGTATCGCACCTTCATCATCGCGGTGACGGCCACGTTGACGCTGGCGACATGGTTCATTCTCTACCGGACGACAGCGGGCATGCAGGTGCGCGCCATCATCCGTAATCCAAAAATGGCCGCCGCTTGCGGCATCGATGTGAAACGCATCAATGCCCTGACTTTCGCCTTCGGTTCCGGCCTTGCGGGCGTCGCCGGCGTAATGATGTCCGGCTTCAAGACCGTTTTCCCCGACATGGGCACGACGATGGTCGTTGACGGTTTCATGGTCGTGGTGACCGGCGGGGTCGGCAGCCTTTTCGGCACGGCCCTGTCGTCAGGGCTTCTGGGCGAAATCAATGCGCTGGTGGCGATTGGAACGAACGACATTCTGGCGCGCGCCGTCGTCTTCGGGGTCGTCATCCTCGTCATTCTCGTCAAGCCCAGCGGGCTATTCTCGTTCAAGGGGCGCTAA
- a CDS encoding transporter substrate-binding domain-containing protein, producing MVFNRRDFLKTAATASAALALPALGGRAFAADAIKVGALYSQTGGLSVAEKLLANGVMMAVAEINAAGGVLGRQVEVVVEDGASDPKTFSEKASKLILKDKISTIFGCHTSASRKAVLPIFERRGAMLFYQTHYEGFECSRNVVYSGAVPNQQLSNYIPWIVEKLGKKKFFIVGSNYVYPREMAKVSKKLIEAAGAEWVADEYLELGHSEWAVMVSKIKESGADVVLSNVVGDSIIAFYREFKNQGLSQEVIPICATVTSEIEIAAMGAEYAAGSYTSFPYFMSIETPANKSFIERFRTFVNDPKAVTYHSLEAAYFQVFLWKQAVEKSGDLSADAIRAGIRGQTYDAPGGKVTTDPDNLHCWLTPRIGQWQPDGQSKVVNAYPSPIKPLPYSAYGETESNLFCTSNGLDAAKLKG from the coding sequence ATGGTGTTCAACAGACGTGACTTTCTGAAAACCGCAGCCACAGCTTCCGCCGCACTCGCCTTGCCGGCGCTGGGCGGCCGGGCATTTGCAGCCGATGCTATCAAGGTCGGTGCGCTCTACTCCCAGACGGGCGGGCTTTCTGTCGCCGAGAAGCTTCTCGCCAACGGTGTCATGATGGCCGTGGCCGAAATCAACGCAGCCGGCGGCGTTCTTGGCCGCCAAGTGGAAGTCGTCGTCGAAGACGGCGCTTCCGATCCGAAGACCTTCAGCGAAAAAGCATCGAAACTGATCCTCAAGGACAAGATTTCCACCATCTTCGGCTGCCACACCTCTGCCAGCCGCAAGGCCGTGCTGCCGATCTTCGAACGGCGCGGCGCGATGCTGTTCTACCAGACGCACTATGAGGGCTTTGAGTGCTCGCGCAACGTCGTCTATTCCGGCGCCGTTCCAAACCAGCAGCTCTCCAACTACATTCCCTGGATTGTCGAGAAACTGGGCAAGAAGAAGTTCTTCATCGTTGGCTCCAACTATGTCTATCCGCGCGAGATGGCCAAGGTTTCCAAGAAACTGATCGAGGCGGCGGGCGCAGAATGGGTGGCGGACGAATATCTGGAACTTGGACACTCCGAATGGGCTGTCATGGTCAGCAAGATCAAAGAATCGGGTGCCGACGTGGTTCTTTCCAACGTGGTTGGCGACTCGATCATCGCCTTCTACCGCGAGTTCAAGAACCAGGGCCTCTCGCAGGAGGTCATCCCGATCTGCGCGACAGTGACCTCCGAAATCGAGATCGCCGCCATGGGCGCCGAATATGCGGCGGGCAGCTACACATCATTTCCATATTTTATGTCGATCGAAACGCCGGCCAACAAGAGCTTCATCGAACGCTTCAGGACCTTCGTCAACGATCCGAAGGCAGTGACATACCATTCGCTCGAGGCCGCCTATTTCCAGGTATTCCTGTGGAAGCAGGCAGTGGAGAAATCCGGCGATCTGTCCGCCGATGCTATCAGGGCCGGCATTCGTGGCCAGACCTATGACGCGCCCGGCGGCAAGGTGACCACCGACCCCGACAACCTGCATTGCTGGCTGACGCCGCGTATCGGCCAATGGCAGCCGGATGGACAAAGCAAGGTCGTCAACGCCTACCCGTCACCGATCAAGCCGCTGCCCTATTCGGCCTATGGCGAGACGGAAAGCAATCTTTTCTGCACCAGCAACGGTCTCGACGCAGCAAAGCTCAAGGGCTGA